Proteins encoded within one genomic window of Candidatus Bathyarchaeum sp.:
- the albA gene encoding DNA-binding protein Alba — translation MSKDPNIIYVGTKPAMSYVLAVITHFNESGAKTATLKARGRAITTAIDVVEIVRRKFMKDIKVEKIEIGTEELQRDDGTRNVSTIEITLKH, via the coding sequence GTGTCAAAAGACCCAAACATAATCTATGTTGGAACAAAACCTGCAATGAGCTATGTTCTTGCTGTCATAACTCATTTTAATGAATCCGGTGCTAAAACCGCTACCTTGAAAGCCCGAGGACGCGCAATTACCACAGCTATCGACGTTGTCGAAATTGTTCGCCGAAAATTCATGAAGGACATTAAAGTTGAAAAAATCGAAATCGGAACTGAAGAACTACAACGAGACGACGGAACAAGAAACGTTTCAACAATTGAAATAACTTTAAAGCACTAA
- a CDS encoding DUF2095 domain-containing protein has protein sequence MKIKKEKFSEMFPNIAEEMSKDNCKTKINSVRSDATTAEKAVAKRFNGYNPDAIDFLRRCDTPQQAEEIICYLEKRQEISCEYAAKLRKQLKSKGVRSFGAKKENDYYLRQDDF, from the coding sequence TTGAAGATTAAAAAGGAAAAATTTTCAGAAATGTTCCCCAATATAGCTGAAGAAATGTCAAAGGATAACTGCAAAACAAAAATTAACTCGGTTCGTTCTGATGCTACTACAGCAGAAAAAGCAGTTGCAAAAAGATTTAACGGATACAATCCAGACGCAATCGATTTTTTGCGCAGATGCGACACCCCCCAGCAAGCAGAAGAAATAATCTGTTATCTAGAAAAAAGACAGGAAATCAGTTGTGAGTACGCCGCAAAACTACGAAAACAACTCAAAAGCAAAGGCGTAAGAAGTTTTGGCGCCAAAAAAGAGAATGACTATTACCTTCGGCAAGACGACTTTTAG
- a CDS encoding DUF4269 domain-containing protein: MKGNRTKMLRNRVAQEAALLLYTSQEKEYKQAKLRASATLGVRVLPSNLEVAEELDIIADEREGPQRKNRLLQMRKEAKQIMEALSEFNPVLVGSVWRGTARKSSDIDISVFSEEYQQILEHLQNQGYSIKGTERRSVTKAGNKTSSVHIQVVLDSADIAEIAVRSPQQLGKTERCETYGDIKTGLSLKELTKVLENNPFQKFVPH; the protein is encoded by the coding sequence TTGAAGGGCAATCGCACAAAAATGTTAAGGAACAGGGTTGCCCAAGAAGCGGCACTGTTATTGTATACTTCTCAGGAAAAAGAGTACAAGCAAGCAAAACTACGTGCTTCAGCAACATTGGGGGTTCGAGTGTTACCCAGTAACTTGGAGGTTGCTGAGGAGCTGGACATAATTGCAGATGAACGGGAAGGGCCTCAAAGAAAAAATCGCCTGTTACAAATGCGAAAAGAAGCAAAACAAATCATGGAGGCACTTTCAGAGTTTAATCCAGTTTTGGTTGGAAGTGTTTGGAGAGGCACCGCCCGAAAAAGCAGCGACATTGACATTTCCGTGTTTTCTGAGGAATATCAACAGATTTTGGAACACCTACAAAATCAAGGATACTCCATAAAGGGAACTGAACGGCGTTCAGTAACTAAAGCGGGAAACAAAACGTCGTCTGTTCATATTCAAGTTGTTCTTGATTCGGCAGATATTGCGGAAATTGCGGTTCGGAGCCCACAACAACTGGGAAAAACAGAAAGATGTGAAACATACGGAGATATTAAAACGGGTTTGAGTTTGAAAGAGCTGACAAAAGTTTTGGAGAATAATCCGTTTCAAAAGTTTGTCCCACATTAA
- a CDS encoding winged helix-turn-helix domain-containing protein: MEITAEILCLRTKPQTKTLITYGTNLSWKMLQQYLGYMQEHELLETKDKTKYATSQRGREFIQKWNELKELIESTNTPKI; encoded by the coding sequence ATAGAAATCACGGCTGAGATTCTTTGCTTGCGCACAAAACCACAAACCAAGACTCTAATCACGTATGGGACAAACCTGTCTTGGAAGATGCTTCAACAATATCTTGGTTACATGCAAGAACACGAACTTTTAGAAACCAAAGACAAAACAAAGTATGCCACGTCACAAAGAGGGCGGGAATTCATTCAAAAATGGAATGAACTCAAAGAACTCATTGAATCCACAAATACACCAAAAATCTGA
- a CDS encoding 4Fe-4S dicluster domain-containing protein, with the protein MDAEKCNSCEECINSCPQNALQMEEMFIDLEDKPVAAITEEHRKKIRYTCSSCKPEENKLPCIEACKQNAISCIWKQK; encoded by the coding sequence ATAGACGCTGAAAAATGCAACAGCTGTGAAGAATGCATTAATTCATGTCCCCAAAATGCACTGCAAATGGAAGAGATGTTCATCGACCTAGAAGACAAACCCGTAGCCGCAATAACAGAAGAACACCGTAAAAAAATCCGCTACACTTGTTCGTCATGCAAACCTGAAGAAAACAAACTGCCTTGTATTGAGGCATGCAAACAAAACGCCATTTCATGCATCTGGAAGCAAAAGTAA
- the bzdQ gene encoding benzoyl-CoA reductase, bzd-type, subunit Q, whose translation MTNNNEKTEYWRWLEYKKVRPNMDPKKAKIITAGVDVGSVGSKAVIMLDGEIYAWSVMRTGSNSSDSAKKALGWAMEDTGLTLDDFHYIVGTGYGRVNVPMANRAITEIACHAKGANYIWGPTVRTVLDVGGQDVKAIKVDQNGKVVSFLMNDKCAAGTGRGMEVIADLLKIPIEDVGKVSLSVTEEPKPVSSTCVVFAKTEAVGLLRKGWTKEKVIAAYVRAMAIRMSELIEKVGCEKDFVITGGQSKNIGIVDRVEKILGVKRLPVPNLEETGLDPASAGAIGAALFAKALYEKSLNQ comes from the coding sequence ATGACAAATAACAACGAAAAAACCGAATACTGGCGTTGGCTGGAATACAAAAAAGTAAGACCAAACATGGACCCAAAAAAAGCCAAGATCATAACTGCTGGAGTAGACGTTGGTTCTGTTGGCTCTAAAGCCGTAATCATGCTGGATGGTGAAATTTACGCATGGAGCGTTATGCGCACAGGCTCAAACAGCTCCGACAGCGCCAAAAAAGCCCTTGGATGGGCCATGGAAGACACAGGCTTAACTCTAGATGATTTTCATTACATTGTCGGAACAGGCTACGGTCGAGTAAACGTTCCAATGGCAAATCGAGCCATCACAGAAATTGCTTGCCACGCCAAAGGGGCCAACTACATCTGGGGACCAACAGTTAGAACCGTTCTGGACGTTGGCGGACAAGACGTCAAAGCAATCAAAGTCGACCAAAACGGCAAAGTAGTCAGTTTCCTAATGAATGACAAATGCGCCGCAGGCACAGGACGCGGAATGGAAGTCATAGCAGACTTGCTAAAAATTCCAATTGAAGATGTGGGCAAAGTATCCTTAAGCGTAACTGAAGAGCCCAAACCAGTCAGCAGCACCTGTGTAGTTTTCGCAAAAACAGAAGCAGTTGGATTACTCCGAAAAGGCTGGACCAAAGAAAAAGTCATCGCAGCATATGTTAGAGCCATGGCAATTCGAATGAGTGAGCTTATCGAAAAAGTTGGTTGTGAAAAAGATTTTGTGATCACGGGTGGCCAATCGAAAAACATTGGAATCGTAGACAGAGTGGAAAAGATTCTAGGAGTAAAACGCTTACCAGTTCCGAACCTTGAAGAAACTGGATTGGATCCTGCTTCTGCAGGGGCCATTGGGGCGGCTTTGTTTGCTAAAGCATTGTATGAGAAGTCTTTGAATCAGTGA
- a CDS encoding acyl-CoA dehydratase activase — protein MVVSAGVDMGTQRVKVAIIKDKQVVGKAQEFVGFEPAKVAQKALEEALKDANISREEVEHITATGAGVDMATFADSTVSMMGANAKSGVYFFNSARTVIDVGAEDARAVKCDEYGIMQDFIVNARCAAGAGTFIEAMARALEVELEEMGPLSLKAERASPINASCVIFAESDVVSLIHREEPKSEIARAIFDAMAERVSSMVKRLGVNPDVVLLGGVAKDVGFVTSLKRRLGIELLIPEEPIYAGAIGAALVAAKKAKRARRREQ, from the coding sequence GTGGTAGTTTCTGCAGGAGTAGACATGGGCACCCAAAGGGTAAAAGTCGCAATAATAAAAGACAAACAAGTCGTCGGCAAAGCCCAAGAATTTGTAGGATTTGAACCCGCAAAAGTCGCCCAAAAAGCCCTAGAAGAAGCATTAAAAGATGCTAACATTTCCAGAGAAGAAGTAGAACATATAACAGCCACCGGAGCAGGAGTCGACATGGCAACCTTTGCTGACTCAACAGTTAGCATGATGGGAGCAAACGCCAAATCCGGAGTATACTTTTTCAATTCAGCCCGAACAGTAATCGACGTAGGCGCAGAAGACGCAAGAGCCGTTAAATGTGACGAATATGGAATCATGCAAGACTTTATTGTAAACGCCCGATGCGCAGCCGGAGCAGGAACCTTCATCGAAGCCATGGCACGAGCCTTGGAAGTAGAACTCGAAGAAATGGGTCCACTGTCTTTGAAAGCAGAACGAGCAAGCCCAATAAACGCAAGTTGCGTAATTTTTGCAGAATCTGACGTAGTTTCCCTTATCCACCGCGAAGAACCCAAATCCGAGATTGCCCGAGCAATATTTGACGCCATGGCAGAACGAGTTTCATCCATGGTAAAAAGGTTAGGAGTAAACCCTGACGTAGTTCTATTGGGCGGAGTGGCAAAAGATGTTGGATTTGTTACTTCTTTAAAACGACGATTAGGAATTGAATTACTGATTCCCGAAGAACCAATTTATGCAGGAGCAATCGGAGCAGCATTAGTTGCCGCAAAAAAAGCTAAACGTGCAAGGAGACGAGAACAATGA